From a single Paenibacillus sp. FSL R5-0345 genomic region:
- a CDS encoding ABC transporter permease: protein MRSLIGKLAWSNIRKRKSATITLFLLIMIAVLLLNIGLTVSLKLNSFQQEKISKLNTPDITAYFPVNEHVKEYESLVESYPYTEAWENESALLLPDVKINYGGNNTAIAFLILNMDSQRSMGLFNTTSRLETEDQSTIYLPYIFHGGSGYNLGDTFSFEYDNNKFTYTIGGFTEEPLFGTLTNGALKIFLNDEGYKQLEARLGKEVQFNFLSVQLNERAKEVKLEQKLSEQIFGSGTSSSFLVMRTDVGLEGNRVFVNILAAILIVFALIMVVISLIVIRFQIFGNIEDNLTNIGVLKANGYTSRQIISSFLLQFVSVSIMASIPGSLISILVMPLVGNMISSSVGLLWPTTFEVFSALYSLLIVTVLILFVAYLSSRKIRRITPIAALQSGLLTHNFKKNHFPLASTSLNLQFALSLKSLFRQTKQNFMIVLIVAGLTFSSIFCSILNFNFKGDTSAVLDLVGLERTNLQLDLKKADHAPGIIAEVEAMSEVQKISILEGRVASTDDSNFMLRVSDDYAKLETQTVYKGRQPIYDNEIAISGVIAKMKNKSIGDEIPVTFNGVTKNYLVTGLSQQINQLGMVATITEDGMRKLQPNYSVQSINVYLKEGEDPQAFIQKLEERFPGQWNVTNILDMLESTLSTFTAAVSSMTAVITAVTIIVVSLILYLVIKTLIMKRKREFGILKGIGYTTFNLMTQITFSLFPVIVVGVVLGSLAGYFYSDSAFVLLLSSLGIYNVQLAVSLPQVLLLCAVILVVAYVVSMLVARRIRKVSVYDLIMD from the coding sequence ATGAGAAGCCTAATAGGAAAGCTTGCTTGGTCCAATATTCGCAAAAGAAAGAGTGCAACGATTACGCTCTTCCTTCTGATTATGATAGCTGTGCTGCTGTTGAATATTGGCCTAACGGTCAGTTTGAAGCTTAATTCTTTTCAGCAAGAGAAAATCTCCAAGCTAAATACACCTGATATCACCGCTTATTTTCCTGTAAACGAGCATGTGAAGGAATATGAGTCTCTGGTGGAAAGTTATCCTTATACTGAAGCATGGGAGAATGAGTCGGCTCTTCTACTACCTGACGTAAAGATAAACTACGGGGGAAACAATACAGCTATCGCGTTCTTGATTCTTAATATGGATTCGCAGCGATCCATGGGACTTTTTAATACAACCTCTCGGTTGGAAACTGAAGATCAAAGTACAATTTACCTACCGTATATTTTCCACGGGGGCTCAGGTTATAACCTTGGGGATACGTTTTCGTTTGAATACGACAACAACAAATTCACTTACACCATCGGTGGCTTTACGGAGGAACCCCTGTTTGGGACATTGACGAATGGGGCTTTAAAAATATTTTTAAACGATGAAGGTTATAAGCAATTGGAGGCACGGCTTGGGAAAGAGGTTCAATTTAATTTTTTGTCTGTGCAACTTAACGAACGGGCGAAAGAGGTCAAGCTAGAGCAAAAGCTAAGTGAACAGATATTTGGCTCTGGAACCTCTAGTTCATTTTTAGTCATGCGTACCGATGTGGGTCTGGAGGGCAACCGTGTTTTTGTGAATATTTTAGCCGCCATCCTGATTGTGTTTGCACTGATTATGGTTGTCATCTCACTGATTGTGATCAGGTTTCAAATCTTCGGAAATATTGAGGATAACCTAACTAACATCGGGGTTTTGAAAGCGAACGGTTATACGTCAAGGCAGATCATATCCTCATTTCTGTTACAGTTCGTCTCAGTGTCTATAATGGCTTCCATACCGGGGAGTTTGATTTCCATTCTAGTCATGCCCTTAGTAGGTAATATGATCTCGTCTTCGGTTGGACTGTTGTGGCCGACAACCTTTGAAGTATTTAGTGCTTTGTATAGTTTGCTTATCGTTACGGTACTCATTCTATTTGTTGCCTACCTGTCCAGTAGAAAGATTCGTAGGATTACTCCGATAGCAGCGCTTCAGAGCGGACTTCTTACCCACAATTTCAAGAAAAATCATTTTCCATTAGCAAGTACTTCATTGAATTTGCAATTTGCCTTAAGTCTGAAATCTTTATTTAGACAGACCAAACAGAATTTTATGATTGTGCTGATCGTTGCAGGCTTGACCTTTTCTAGTATATTTTGCTCCATCCTTAATTTTAACTTTAAAGGGGATACTTCAGCCGTTTTAGATTTAGTGGGTTTAGAACGTACCAATTTGCAACTTGATCTAAAAAAAGCTGACCATGCTCCGGGAATAATTGCTGAAGTTGAAGCTATGTCTGAGGTTCAAAAGATTTCCATATTGGAAGGTAGAGTAGCCTCTACAGATGATTCCAACTTTATGCTCCGTGTATCAGATGATTATGCCAAGCTGGAAACGCAGACGGTCTACAAAGGTAGACAGCCCATTTATGATAATGAAATTGCGATATCCGGCGTAATTGCTAAAATGAAAAATAAATCGATTGGGGACGAGATTCCAGTTACGTTTAATGGGGTAACCAAAAATTATTTGGTAACTGGTCTTAGCCAGCAGATTAATCAGTTAGGTATGGTTGCTACCATAACAGAAGATGGAATGAGGAAATTACAGCCGAATTATTCCGTTCAGTCCATTAATGTGTATTTAAAGGAAGGGGAAGATCCTCAAGCGTTCATTCAAAAGCTCGAAGAACGTTTCCCTGGACAATGGAACGTAACGAACATTTTAGACATGTTAGAAAGCACACTTAGTACATTCACAGCAGCAGTATCTTCTATGACAGCAGTCATTACGGCAGTCACAATTATAGTCGTCAGCTTAATCTTGTACTTGGTGATTAAGACTTTGATTATGAAGCGCAAGCGAGAGTTCGGTATTCTTAAGGGTATCGGATACACCACCTTTAATCTGATGACACAAATTACGTTCAGTCTTTTTCCGGTGATTGTAGTTGGAGTAGTATTGGGGAGTTTAGCGGGTTATTTTTACTCGGATTCAGCATTTGTGTTATTGCTTTCAAGTCTTGGCATTTATAATGTTCAATTGGCGGTTAGTTTGCCTCAAGTGCTTCTACTGTGTGCGGTCATTCTAGTGGTTGCTTATGTGGTGTCTATGCTAGTTGCAAGGCGAATTCGAAAGGTCAGTGTATATGATTTGATTATGGACTAA
- a CDS encoding HAMP domain-containing sensor histidine kinase, with protein sequence MTKKLLITLLLIILAASITLLFLIVNLKVETSTDRVAINTIVKITEQNWDKLEPKLYKESPYDFAIIDTSGALKYQTENAVSVTINEAINNRDTVVDVVEQDKIVGKVIVNNDYRTVFIHMKQQFIQVSVVMLLLLTILGILYIWFLNRSILRPFRKMQLFAKHIARGDLEVPLAMDRNHLFGAFTESFDMMREELAAARHSEYLANKSKKELVASLSHDIKTPVASLKAITELMLLSARDEKTSRQLNTLYSKADQIDRLVTDMFHSTLEELNELKVSLTEEHSHLLTQIINNVNFYERISAAAVPDCILTVDPLRLQQVIDNVVNNSYKYANSETPIDIKFEIRDHYLEVDIQDYGPGVPEEELPLIFNKFFRGSLAMSQNGAGLGLYISRYMMQKMQGEIVCSNRQNGFTVKLLIPLAG encoded by the coding sequence ATGACTAAAAAATTGCTGATAACGCTACTCCTCATTATTCTCGCTGCAAGTATAACTCTCTTATTCCTGATTGTTAACTTGAAGGTGGAGACATCAACGGATCGAGTAGCTATCAATACCATCGTTAAGATTACGGAGCAGAATTGGGACAAGCTTGAACCGAAACTGTACAAGGAAAGTCCTTATGATTTCGCCATCATCGATACTTCAGGAGCACTTAAATATCAAACTGAAAATGCGGTTTCCGTTACGATTAACGAAGCTATCAATAATCGGGACACCGTAGTCGATGTTGTTGAGCAGGATAAGATAGTGGGTAAAGTGATTGTTAATAATGATTATCGTACGGTTTTTATACATATGAAACAACAATTTATACAAGTTTCTGTTGTGATGTTGCTTCTGCTTACAATTCTAGGCATCCTCTATATTTGGTTCCTGAATCGATCCATTCTTCGTCCGTTTCGTAAAATGCAGCTATTCGCGAAGCATATTGCAAGAGGTGATCTTGAAGTTCCGCTTGCGATGGATCGTAATCATCTATTTGGTGCTTTTACCGAAAGCTTCGATATGATGCGGGAAGAGCTTGCGGCGGCTAGGCACAGCGAATATCTGGCGAACAAGAGTAAGAAGGAACTGGTTGCTAGCCTAAGTCATGATATTAAGACACCTGTCGCTTCGCTAAAGGCGATTACGGAACTGATGCTATTAAGTGCTAGGGATGAGAAGACAAGCAGACAATTGAACACCTTATATTCCAAAGCAGATCAGATTGATCGTCTGGTCACAGATATGTTCCATTCCACCTTGGAAGAATTGAATGAACTAAAAGTCAGCTTAACGGAGGAGCATAGTCACCTACTGACCCAAATTATAAATAATGTAAATTTCTATGAGCGGATTTCAGCAGCAGCAGTGCCAGACTGTATCCTGACGGTGGATCCCCTGCGTCTGCAGCAGGTTATAGATAATGTGGTGAACAATTCCTATAAATACGCCAATTCCGAGACCCCCATCGATATTAAATTCGAGATTAGGGATCATTATCTGGAGGTTGATATTCAGGATTATGGTCCGGGTGTTCCTGAGGAGGAGCTGCCTTTAATATTCAATAAATTTTTTCGGGGCAGTTTGGCAATGAGCCAGAACGGTGCAGGTCTAGGTCTGTACATTTCTCGTTATATGATGCAAAAAATGCAAGGCGAAATTGTGTGTTCCAACCGGCAGAATGGATTTACTGTAAAGCTGTTGATTCCTTTAGCTGGATAG
- a CDS encoding response regulator transcription factor, whose protein sequence is MKYDCLIIDDEIELAETTCEYFNLFDVQTAFVTSADACRRFLSEHQVSMLLLDINLGGESGFQLCKELRQTTGIPILFISARSSEDDVLIALDIGGDDYIHKPYTLRVLLAKVKAVLKRYNNGVVAEVSLLESGPVQIDPELRRATLNGVPLKLKTMEYKLLKYLIQHKNRVIPKEELFTGVWGYVFAGDGTLNVHIRHLREKIEENPNDPQFIRTIWGIGYAFEDK, encoded by the coding sequence ATGAAATATGATTGTTTGATTATTGATGATGAAATTGAGCTTGCGGAGACCACCTGCGAATATTTTAATTTGTTTGATGTTCAAACCGCGTTTGTTACAAGCGCTGATGCTTGTCGGAGATTTTTAAGTGAGCATCAGGTGTCGATGTTACTCCTAGATATTAATCTAGGTGGTGAATCCGGCTTCCAGTTATGCAAAGAGCTACGTCAAACGACTGGAATCCCCATTCTATTTATTAGTGCCCGCTCCAGTGAGGATGATGTATTGATTGCGCTGGATATTGGGGGAGATGATTATATTCATAAGCCGTATACCCTTAGAGTGCTGCTCGCTAAAGTGAAGGCGGTGCTAAAGCGGTACAACAACGGCGTTGTAGCGGAGGTTTCTCTTCTTGAATCCGGACCCGTTCAAATTGATCCTGAACTCCGAAGGGCTACACTTAACGGTGTACCCCTCAAGCTGAAAACAATGGAATATAAATTACTTAAGTATTTGATTCAGCATAAAAATCGGGTAATCCCCAAAGAGGAGTTATTTACAGGGGTTTGGGGATATGTTTTTGCGGGAGATGGCACCTTAAATGTACACATACGTCATCTTCGTGAGAAGATCGAGGAGAATCCTAATGACCCACAGTTCATCCGTACCATATGGGGTATCGGTTATGCTTTCGAGGATAAATAA
- a CDS encoding serine hydrolase domain-containing protein, whose protein sequence is MDIQFQRLEHYLDKYEQSWPLSGTVLIAQRGEIKLHKAYGYANLEHQVPNTLDTKFRIWSLTKSFTGMAILMLKEQKRLRLDDPILKYLPEHHALEGITILHLLGHTSGIANYTSIPEYNQKLNKLKLTPQEMLQLFVSQPPAFMPGTSFAYNNSGYYLLGMIIEKITGMTFEDYITTFILQPLGMVNTGVYNNYQIISKLASPYHSSWGEYTQGEYIDMSSIQSAGAMYSTAADLFLWDQALYSDQLVSHDTLEMAFHSSNLKYRFGWFLDERLDRKRMYHGGAYRGFRSELHRYPEDQTSVIMLTNYDCVPVTKLTESLAGLVFGEPVWVPTSPQAFPLEDSLYAEYMGTYEGFGCKASVERSGQDYYFIWNDVEVTPFYPISETRFHHTKHDTEYEFKRNAQGELSFLGMHKKQDKS, encoded by the coding sequence GTGGATATACAATTCCAGCGTCTGGAGCACTATTTAGATAAATACGAACAAAGCTGGCCATTAAGCGGCACAGTCTTAATAGCTCAGCGTGGAGAAATCAAGCTACATAAAGCCTACGGATATGCAAATCTTGAACATCAGGTCCCGAACACATTAGATACCAAATTCCGGATCTGGTCACTTACCAAATCTTTTACTGGCATGGCTATCCTGATGTTAAAAGAACAAAAACGTCTGAGACTGGATGATCCCATCCTAAAGTATCTTCCTGAGCACCATGCACTAGAGGGGATCACCATTCTTCATCTGCTGGGACATACCTCTGGTATAGCCAACTACACTTCCATACCCGAATATAATCAAAAATTAAATAAGCTAAAGCTAACTCCACAGGAAATGTTACAGCTATTTGTGAGTCAGCCGCCTGCCTTTATGCCTGGCACATCATTTGCCTATAACAACTCAGGTTATTATTTACTTGGGATGATTATTGAGAAGATTACAGGGATGACCTTTGAAGATTATATCACTACTTTTATATTACAGCCTTTGGGTATGGTAAATACAGGAGTTTATAACAATTATCAAATCATTTCAAAATTAGCCTCACCTTATCATTCCTCTTGGGGAGAGTACACTCAAGGAGAATACATAGATATGAGCTCTATCCAGTCTGCTGGTGCGATGTATTCGACGGCTGCAGATCTTTTTCTGTGGGATCAAGCCTTGTACTCCGATCAATTAGTATCTCATGACACCTTGGAAATGGCCTTTCATTCCAGTAATCTTAAATATCGATTTGGTTGGTTCTTGGACGAACGCCTTGATCGAAAAAGAATGTATCACGGCGGTGCCTACCGCGGCTTTCGAAGTGAACTGCATCGATACCCGGAAGATCAAACGAGCGTCATCATGTTGACCAATTATGATTGCGTCCCTGTCACTAAGTTAACGGAATCGCTAGCTGGATTAGTATTTGGCGAACCTGTATGGGTGCCGACCTCTCCGCAAGCCTTTCCGCTTGAGGATAGCCTTTATGCAGAATACATGGGAACCTACGAGGGTTTTGGCTGCAAAGCAAGTGTAGAGCGTAGTGGCCAAGATTACTATTTTATCTGGAATGATGTAGAAGTCACTCCGTTTTATCCGATCTCGGAAACAAGATTCCATCATACCAAGCATGATACCGAATATGAATTTAAACGAAATGCTCAAGGTGAGCTTTCATTCCTGGGGATGCATAAAAAACAAGACAAGTCTTAA
- a CDS encoding ABC transporter ATP-binding protein codes for MSEVNHKVLMQTHKLGKTFSHGGTQQHVLKNLDLTLYHGDFTIIMGSSGSGKSTLLYAISGMDKPTLGEVLFEGQEITAMSNDQLAIFRRKNCGFVFQQIHLLDSMSVLDNVLSSAFLVQKDRVGAVKKAKKLLSDVGLDDSVWGKFPAQISGGEAQRAGIIRALINSPKAVFADEPTGALNSSAGIGVLRVLTEVNKQGQSIIMVTHDLKTALRGNRILYLRDGIIVGDLRLSPYSEDSGPERQQQLQSFLTELGW; via the coding sequence ATGAGCGAAGTGAATCATAAAGTGCTGATGCAGACCCATAAGCTTGGAAAAACCTTTTCCCATGGAGGGACTCAGCAGCATGTTCTAAAAAATCTAGATCTGACCTTATATCATGGTGATTTCACGATTATTATGGGCAGCTCTGGATCTGGTAAATCAACACTGTTGTATGCCATTTCAGGAATGGATAAGCCGACACTCGGAGAGGTTTTGTTTGAAGGTCAAGAGATAACAGCGATGAGTAATGATCAGCTGGCGATATTCCGGCGAAAGAATTGTGGATTTGTGTTTCAGCAGATCCATCTGCTTGATTCGATGAGTGTCCTCGACAATGTATTATCAAGTGCTTTTCTTGTGCAAAAGGATAGGGTGGGGGCGGTGAAGAAAGCCAAAAAACTTCTCTCTGATGTGGGTCTGGATGATTCAGTTTGGGGCAAGTTTCCTGCTCAAATTTCTGGGGGCGAAGCTCAGCGGGCGGGAATTATCCGGGCCCTGATCAATAGCCCAAAGGCGGTATTCGCTGATGAGCCGACTGGAGCGCTTAATAGCTCAGCAGGAATAGGGGTACTGCGCGTCCTGACAGAGGTGAATAAGCAGGGGCAGAGCATAATTATGGTAACTCATGATCTCAAGACTGCACTGCGTGGTAATCGGATCTTGTACCTGCGGGATGGAATAATTGTTGGAGATTTACGTCTTTCCCCTTATAGCGAAGATAGTGGACCAGAACGGCAGCAGCAATTACAGTCCTTTCTAACCGAATTGGGGTGGTAG